A genomic window from Ruminiclostridium cellulolyticum H10 includes:
- a CDS encoding GNAT family N-acetyltransferase: MMLSENNSTPRSDEELQKNMVAELKPHNAPITLVEYDPSWSDLFEQEANRIRSVLGNKALQIEHVGSTSVPGLCAKPIIDMLLVVKDSADELSYVPALESAGYILRIREPEWFEHRLFKGPDTDINLHVFSSGTSEIDRMLRFRDWLRTNDADRDKYAQVKRNLAKNKWRHVQHYADAKTSIIQKIMERASLNLENGIPEKNLFMMCKALNSNAISELSDEYHVRTCRRDELDIWKEMPFDDVKSAKEYNGFMTEYFNDVYGSKEDLFFQKCLFVCDKNDTPIGTCFAWKAYEKISTIHWFKVRKNYEGSGIGRALLSIVMRSIKENDYPVFLHTQPSSFRAIKLYSDFGFAFLTDPIIGYRKNDLEECLTILKEHMPQKDFEKLQFAEAPEDFLKAVKSSKINQF; this comes from the coding sequence ATGATGCTATCTGAAAATAACTCCACACCAAGGAGTGATGAAGAGCTGCAAAAAAACATGGTTGCTGAACTTAAGCCGCACAATGCACCGATTACTCTTGTCGAATACGATCCGAGTTGGTCTGATTTGTTTGAACAGGAAGCGAACCGGATTCGTTCAGTACTCGGCAACAAAGCCTTGCAGATTGAACATGTAGGCTCGACCTCGGTACCGGGGCTTTGTGCCAAACCAATAATTGATATGCTGCTGGTTGTGAAGGACTCTGCCGACGAGCTATCCTATGTTCCGGCATTGGAATCAGCTGGCTATATATTGCGGATTCGGGAACCCGAGTGGTTCGAACACCGCCTGTTCAAAGGACCCGATACCGACATCAATCTGCATGTGTTCAGTTCGGGCACATCAGAGATTGATAGAATGTTACGTTTTCGAGATTGGTTGCGGACTAATGATGCTGATCGAGACAAATATGCACAAGTTAAGCGAAACTTGGCAAAGAATAAATGGAGGCATGTTCAACACTATGCGGACGCCAAAACGTCCATAATACAGAAAATCATGGAACGAGCTAGTTTGAATTTAGAAAATGGGATTCCTGAAAAAAATCTTTTTATGATGTGCAAAGCATTAAATTCCAATGCCATTTCTGAGTTGTCAGATGAGTATCATGTTAGAACATGTAGAAGAGATGAACTGGATATATGGAAAGAGATGCCGTTTGACGATGTGAAATCTGCCAAAGAATATAATGGGTTTATGACGGAATACTTTAATGATGTATACGGAAGTAAAGAAGATTTATTTTTTCAGAAGTGTTTATTTGTTTGTGATAAAAATGATACTCCTATAGGGACGTGCTTTGCGTGGAAGGCATATGAAAAAATTTCTACAATACATTGGTTTAAAGTCCGGAAAAACTATGAAGGATCAGGCATTGGTAGAGCTTTACTTTCCATTGTTATGAGAAGTATTAAAGAGAATGACTATCCGGTATTTCTTCATACACAACCATCCAGCTTTCGTGCAATAAAATTGTATTCTGATTTTGGATTTGCTTTTTTAACAGACCCAATAATCGGATATAGAAAAAATGATTTGGAGGAATGTTTAACCATTCTAAAAGAACATATGCCGCAAAAAGATTTTGAAAAGCTGCAATTTGCAGAAGCACCTGAGGATTTTTTGAAAGCAGTAAAATCTTCTAAAATAAACCAGTTTTAA
- a CDS encoding recombinase family protein, protein MKRITKIEGNMANSFIKQKTRVVAYCRVSTDSNEQLVSLQAQNAHYETYIKANPEWEYAGLYYDEGISGTKKENRSDLLRMLSDCETGRIDLIITKSISRFARNTTDCLEMVRKLIDLGVHIYFEKENINTGSMESELMLSILSGLAESESISISENTKWAIQRRFQNGTFKISYPPYGYQNIDGQMIVNLKQAEVVKYIFAEVLSGKGTQKVANDLNQKGIPSKRGGRWTATTIRGILTNEKYTGDVILQKTYTDSHFNRHTNYGEENMYLVENHHEAIISHEDFEAVDAILNQRAKEKGIEKRNSKYLNRYSFSGKIICSECGSTFKRRIHSSGPRKYIAWCCSKHISNITECSMQFIRDEDIKTAFVTMMNKLIFGQKFILRPLLQGLRNQNNAASFRRIEELETKIVNNMEQSQVLTGLMAKGYLEPALFNKEKNSLEAERERLLAEKDLLTRSVNGNFAKVEEVDRLLKFATKSKMLTAYEDELFESYAEKIIVFSREEVGFELKCGITLKERLVN, encoded by the coding sequence ATGAAAAGGATAACGAAAATAGAAGGGAATATGGCCAATTCTTTTATTAAGCAAAAAACACGAGTAGTTGCCTACTGCCGTGTTTCAACAGATAGTAATGAACAGCTAGTCAGCTTGCAAGCACAAAATGCCCATTATGAGACCTACATAAAGGCGAATCCAGAATGGGAATATGCAGGCTTATATTATGACGAGGGAATCAGCGGCACGAAAAAGGAAAACCGCTCTGACCTACTTAGAATGTTATCAGACTGTGAAACTGGGAGAATTGACTTAATCATTACAAAGTCCATCAGTCGATTTGCGAGAAATACTACAGACTGCTTGGAGATGGTTCGAAAACTGATAGACCTTGGGGTTCATATCTATTTTGAGAAGGAAAACATCAATACGGGTTCAATGGAAAGTGAATTGATGCTCTCCATTTTAAGTGGGCTTGCAGAAAGTGAGTCAATTTCCATTTCTGAAAATACTAAATGGGCAATTCAAAGACGATTTCAAAACGGAACCTTTAAAATTTCCTACCCACCATATGGGTATCAAAATATTGACGGTCAGATGATAGTAAACCTCAAGCAGGCTGAAGTTGTGAAGTATATTTTTGCAGAGGTATTATCGGGCAAAGGCACACAGAAAGTTGCAAATGATCTTAATCAAAAGGGTATCCCTTCAAAAAGAGGTGGTCGTTGGACAGCTACTACCATTCGAGGAATTCTAACCAATGAAAAATATACCGGCGATGTTATTTTGCAAAAGACTTATACTGACAGCCATTTTAACAGGCACACCAATTATGGTGAGGAAAATATGTATCTAGTAGAAAACCACCATGAAGCAATTATCAGCCATGAAGATTTTGAAGCTGTAGATGCCATTCTCAATCAAAGGGCAAAGGAAAAAGGCATCGAAAAGCGCAACAGTAAATATCTAAACCGATATTCTTTCTCTGGCAAAATTATCTGCTCGGAATGTGGCAGTACCTTTAAAAGACGGATTCATTCATCCGGTCCAAGAAAATACATTGCTTGGTGCTGCAGTAAGCATATAAGCAATATAACGGAATGTTCTATGCAGTTCATTCGAGATGAAGATATAAAGACTGCATTTGTTACGATGATGAATAAACTCATATTTGGTCAGAAGTTCATATTAAGACCACTTTTGCAGGGGTTACGTAACCAGAACAATGCAGCGAGTTTTCGTAGAATTGAAGAGTTGGAAACTAAAATTGTAAACAACATGGAGCAGAGCCAGGTACTGACAGGTTTAATGGCCAAAGGGTATCTGGAACCTGCTCTGTTTAATAAAGAGAAGAATTCACTGGAAGCAGAAAGAGAAAGACTTCTTGCTGAAAAGGATCTACTTACTCGTTCCGTCAATGGCAATTTTGCAAAAGTGGAAGAAGTTGATCGACTGCTCAAGTTTGCCACTAAGTCCAAAATGCTTACAGCCTATGAGGATGAGTTGTTTGAAAGTTATGCAGAGAAGATTATTGTTTTTTCACGAGAGGAAGTCGGATTTGAATTAAAATGTGGAATCACATTGAAGGAAAGGTTGGTGAATTAG
- a CDS encoding phage holin family protein codes for MREIWNWIQVTFAAIGGWLGYFLGGWDGFLYALLTFVVIDYITGLMCAVLDKKLSSEVGFRGIFKKVLIFSLVAIGHIIDKNVIGDGSVIRTAVIFFYLSNEGISILENAVHVGLPVPQKLKDILEQLHNRSDKEDYK; via the coding sequence ATGAGAGAGATTTGGAACTGGATTCAAGTGACATTTGCCGCTATTGGTGGTTGGCTTGGGTATTTCCTCGGAGGATGGGACGGATTTTTATATGCTTTACTTACTTTTGTTGTGATTGATTACATCACAGGTTTAATGTGTGCTGTGCTTGATAAAAAGCTATCCAGTGAGGTAGGCTTTCGCGGCATATTCAAGAAAGTACTCATCTTTTCACTGGTAGCAATCGGTCACATTATTGATAAAAACGTTATTGGAGATGGCTCTGTTATACGAACAGCGGTCATCTTTTTTTATCTTTCAAATGAAGGCATATCCATACTTGAAAATGCTGTTCATGTTGGTCTGCCTGTGCCACAGAAACTCAAGGATATATTAGAGCAGCTTCACAATAGAAGCGACAAGGAGGACTATAAATGA
- a CDS encoding N-acetylmuramoyl-L-alanine amidase: MNLRKLLLTNNACYKAGKTITPKGIMIHSTGANNPWLKRYVGPDDGLLGKNQYNNHWNQDKPGGRQVCVHAFIGKLADGSIATYQTLPWNHRGWHAGGAANNSHIGFEICEDGLTDASYFSAVYKEAVELCVYLCKLYGFSERDIICHSEGYKRGIASNHADVMHWFPKHGKSMDTFRADVKKLLSAENKPADTVNKKYYRVQIGAYSVKANAEAQLAKAKKAGFTDAFIKYD; the protein is encoded by the coding sequence ATGAATCTACGCAAACTATTACTTACGAACAATGCCTGCTATAAAGCGGGCAAAACAATAACACCGAAGGGTATCATGATTCACTCAACGGGAGCTAACAACCCGTGGTTGAAGCGCTACGTTGGCCCAGACGATGGCTTGCTAGGAAAGAACCAGTATAACAACCATTGGAATCAAGACAAACCTGGAGGGCGTCAAGTTTGTGTTCATGCCTTTATTGGCAAATTAGCAGATGGTTCCATTGCTACCTATCAAACATTGCCTTGGAATCACCGAGGTTGGCATGCTGGAGGAGCTGCTAATAATTCCCATATTGGTTTTGAAATTTGCGAGGACGGTTTGACCGATGCCTCGTATTTTTCTGCTGTTTATAAGGAAGCTGTGGAGCTTTGTGTATATCTTTGCAAACTTTATGGGTTTAGTGAAAGAGATATCATTTGTCATAGCGAAGGTTATAAACGAGGCATTGCCAGTAATCATGCAGACGTGATGCACTGGTTTCCTAAGCATGGGAAGAGTATGGACACCTTTCGAGCGGATGTAAAGAAACTATTAAGTGCCGAAAATAAACCAGCAGACACGGTGAATAAGAAATATTACCGTGTGCAGATCGGTGCTTATTCTGTTAAAGCAAATGCTGAGGCACAGCTTGCCAAAGCTAAAAAAGCAGGCTTTACGGATGCATTTATTAAGTATGATTAA
- a CDS encoding SHOCT domain-containing protein: MNQHEDKKVTKISDKVIDKSIESKRVSQEQLQREFDYIQAEKLLRRMLEKGLITEIEFHKIDALNRQTFSPFLAEILP, encoded by the coding sequence GTGAATCAGCACGAGGATAAAAAAGTTACAAAGATTTCAGATAAGGTTATAGACAAAAGCATCGAATCAAAGAGAGTATCTCAGGAACAGCTACAACGTGAGTTTGATTATATCCAGGCAGAAAAATTGCTGAGAAGGATGCTCGAAAAAGGCTTAATAACTGAAATAGAATTCCACAAGATAGACGCATTAAATCGCCAAACTTTCTCCCCTTTTTTAGCAGAGATATTGCCCTGA
- a CDS encoding recombinase family protein: MGHTPYGYRIEDGKAVVDDIAAEQVKELFSGYLSGLSLKGAAKKAGIDCYHATASKMLQNKHYLGDEFYPPIIDEETFEKARVEKRKRAEKLGRIWEPKDEPETDYPVKFKAKPLVKKYDDLYKQAEYAYSLIESEV, encoded by the coding sequence ATGGGTCACACACCCTATGGATATAGAATTGAAGATGGAAAAGCTGTTGTAGATGATATAGCAGCAGAACAAGTGAAAGAATTATTTTCAGGATATTTGTCAGGCCTTTCTTTGAAGGGTGCTGCTAAAAAAGCTGGGATAGACTGCTACCATGCCACAGCTAGTAAGATGTTGCAAAACAAGCACTACCTTGGCGATGAATTCTACCCTCCAATTATTGATGAGGAGACCTTTGAAAAAGCCAGGGTGGAAAAACGAAAACGAGCAGAAAAGCTCGGAAGGATATGGGAGCCTAAGGATGAACCGGAAACGGATTACCCTGTGAAGTTCAAAGCAAAACCTCTAGTGAAAAAATATGACGACCTATACAAACAGGCGGAATATGCCTACAGTCTGATAGAAAGTGAGGTGTAA
- a CDS encoding recombinase family protein: protein MAVSRNVTVIPAIKRVGNNKNSESKPKIRVAAYCRVSTDSEEQASSYEIQIEHYTNYIKKNKEWELAGIFADDGITGTNTKKREEFNRMIEECMAGKIDLIITKSISRFARNTLDCLKYIRQLKDKNIAVFFEKENINTMDSKGEVLLTIMASLAQQESQSLSQNVKLGIQYRYQQGEVQVNHKRFLGYTKDENKQLVIDPEGAEVVKRIYREYLEGASLLQIARGLEADGILTAAGKSKWRPETLKKILQNEKYIGDALLQKTYTIDFLSKRRVKNNGIVPQYYVENSHEPIIPRELFMQVQEEMVRRANLRGGKGGKKRVYSSKYALSSIVYCGQCGNIYRRVHWNNRGYKSIVWRCVSRLEEKGSECTAPTINEEILQTAVVKAINELLANKEPFLSTLQKNIAAILNEGNDNATDDIDSKLEELQQQLLIQAKSKNDYEDVADKIYRLRELKQNALVESAEREGKRQRIAEMTDFLNEQSCELEEYDEQLVRWLIEKVTIHANRVEVEFKAGISIDVKN, encoded by the coding sequence GTGGCAGTTAGTAGGAATGTAACAGTGATTCCGGCAATTAAACGGGTTGGAAATAATAAAAATAGCGAAAGCAAACCCAAAATACGAGTGGCTGCTTACTGTCGTGTTTCAACGGATAGTGAAGAGCAGGCTTCAAGTTATGAAATTCAGATTGAACATTATACAAATTATATTAAGAAAAACAAGGAATGGGAATTGGCAGGGATTTTTGCGGATGATGGTATCACAGGTACAAATACCAAGAAGCGTGAAGAGTTCAACCGCATGATTGAGGAATGTATGGCAGGAAAAATTGACCTGATCATTACAAAATCCATCAGCCGATTTGCCAGAAACACGTTGGATTGCCTTAAATACATTCGTCAATTAAAGGATAAAAACATCGCCGTATTCTTTGAAAAAGAGAATATCAATACCATGGATTCTAAGGGTGAAGTCTTGCTGACAATTATGGCATCCCTTGCCCAACAGGAAAGCCAGTCCTTAAGCCAGAACGTAAAGCTGGGTATTCAGTATCGCTATCAGCAAGGTGAAGTACAGGTCAACCATAAGCGTTTCCTTGGATATACCAAGGATGAAAACAAGCAATTGGTGATTGACCCAGAGGGTGCTGAGGTGGTTAAACGGATTTACAGGGAGTACCTTGAGGGGGCTAGCCTTTTACAGATAGCAAGAGGACTAGAAGCTGACGGAATTCTTACAGCAGCAGGCAAATCTAAATGGAGACCTGAAACGCTGAAAAAGATACTGCAGAATGAAAAGTACATCGGTGATGCCCTTCTACAAAAAACATATACGATCGATTTCCTTTCTAAAAGGCGAGTCAAGAATAACGGTATTGTCCCCCAGTATTATGTGGAAAACAGCCATGAGCCTATCATTCCACGCGAGCTTTTTATGCAGGTTCAAGAAGAGATGGTTCGAAGAGCCAACCTTCGTGGCGGGAAAGGCGGTAAAAAGAGAGTTTACAGCAGCAAGTATGCTTTATCGAGTATTGTTTACTGCGGACAGTGCGGTAATATTTACAGACGGGTACATTGGAATAACCGAGGTTACAAGTCTATTGTTTGGAGATGCGTCAGCCGCTTGGAGGAAAAAGGATCTGAATGTACTGCCCCTACCATAAACGAGGAAATATTGCAGACAGCAGTGGTCAAGGCTATTAACGAACTTTTGGCTAACAAAGAACCCTTCCTCTCAACGTTACAGAAAAACATAGCCGCCATACTTAATGAAGGAAATGATAATGCCACTGATGACATCGATAGCAAATTGGAAGAATTACAGCAGCAGCTTCTTATACAAGCAAAATCCAAGAACGACTATGAAGATGTAGCTGATAAAATTTATCGACTTCGGGAGTTAAAGCAAAATGCACTGGTTGAAAGTGCAGAGCGAGAAGGGAAAAGGCAACGCATCGCTGAGATGACGGATTTCTTAAATGAACAATCCTGCGAGTTGGAGGAATATGATGAGCAGTTAGTAAGGTGGCTTATTGAAAAGGTAACGATCCACGCTAACAGGGTTGAGGTGGAATTTAAGGCTGGAATTAGTATAGACGTTAAAAATTGA
- a CDS encoding nucleotidyltransferase domain-containing protein: MVDNVIQIVTEKLSSLPCIGGIVLGGSRARGTHTEDSDIDIGIYYNSESFDLTAINQIATELDDENRNDLVVPPGAWGDWINGGGWLVINGYHVDLILRDIKRVEQIIKDTEQGIVTANYQTGHPHGYISAMYRGELAISKIQYAKNESLCELKNQAEIYPGALKKNLINFFIFEAEFSLMFVKANAGAEDKYYIAGHVFRIISCLNQVLFACNNAYCINEKKAIKLLETFEYKPEKYAERVNHIFEVLGLSLFECYDMTEKLYKEVKKIATEINNFLNEGNSDERKQI, from the coding sequence ATGGTAGATAATGTAATTCAAATAGTAACAGAGAAATTATCTTCTTTGCCTTGCATAGGAGGCATTGTATTAGGGGGCTCACGTGCAAGAGGCACCCATACAGAGGATTCTGATATAGATATCGGAATCTATTACAATTCAGAATCATTTGACCTGACAGCGATTAATCAAATTGCTACAGAATTGGATGATGAGAATAGAAACGACCTTGTTGTACCTCCCGGAGCGTGGGGTGATTGGATTAATGGCGGCGGATGGTTAGTTATAAACGGGTATCATGTTGACTTGATTTTACGTGATATAAAACGGGTGGAACAAATAATCAAAGATACGGAGCAAGGAATTGTTACTGCCAATTATCAGACTGGGCATCCCCATGGTTATATAAGTGCTATGTATCGTGGAGAATTGGCGATCAGCAAGATACAATATGCTAAGAATGAAAGCTTATGCGAATTAAAAAATCAGGCAGAAATTTACCCTGGTGCTCTAAAGAAGAACTTGATAAACTTTTTTATATTTGAAGCAGAGTTCTCTTTAATGTTTGTAAAAGCAAATGCGGGAGCAGAGGATAAATATTATATTGCAGGCCATGTTTTTCGTATTATTTCATGCTTAAATCAAGTACTATTTGCATGTAATAATGCTTATTGCATTAACGAAAAGAAAGCTATAAAACTGCTTGAAACTTTTGAATATAAACCTGAAAAATATGCCGAAAGGGTTAATCATATTTTTGAAGTACTCGGTCTTTCACTTTTTGAATGCTACGATATGACCGAGAAGCTTTATAAAGAAGTGAAAAAAATTGCAACGGAGATAAATAACTTTTTAAACGAGGGGAATTCAGATGAAAGAAAACAAATATGA
- a CDS encoding class I SAM-dependent methyltransferase encodes MKENKYDDNIFFQKYSQMSRSQQGLAGAGEWETLRKLLPDFKDKRVLDLGCGYGWHCIYAMEHGASSVVGVDISHKMLEVAKEKTHFPQVEYKCCAIEDVEFPEESFDVILSSLAFHYVADYEILVKKIYRILKSGGKLVFTVEHPVFTAYGTQDWHYNEKGEILHFPVDNYYYEGKRTAVFLGEKVTKYHRTLTTYLNTLLSNGFIINQIVEPQPPENMMDIPGMQDEMRRPMMLIVSANKKEKR; translated from the coding sequence ATGAAAGAAAACAAATATGATGATAATATATTTTTTCAAAAATACAGTCAAATGAGTCGCTCGCAGCAGGGACTAGCCGGTGCAGGAGAATGGGAAACATTGAGAAAGCTGCTGCCGGATTTTAAAGATAAGCGTGTGCTTGATTTAGGATGCGGCTATGGATGGCACTGTATTTATGCGATGGAACACGGTGCTTCTTCTGTTGTAGGTGTTGATATTTCTCATAAAATGCTCGAGGTAGCCAAAGAAAAAACGCATTTTCCACAGGTTGAATATAAATGCTGTGCTATAGAAGATGTGGAATTCCCAGAGGAGAGTTTTGATGTAATATTAAGTTCACTTGCGTTTCACTATGTAGCAGATTATGAGATTTTAGTAAAAAAGATATATAGAATACTGAAGTCTGGTGGTAAGCTAGTTTTTACGGTTGAACATCCTGTTTTTACTGCCTATGGAACACAAGACTGGCATTATAACGAAAAAGGAGAAATACTGCATTTTCCGGTGGATAATTATTATTATGAGGGCAAACGGACAGCTGTGTTTTTGGGAGAAAAGGTTACAAAATATCATAGAACACTGACCACATATCTAAATACACTGCTTTCAAATGGTTTTATAATAAATCAGATTGTGGAGCCGCAGCCGCCGGAAAACATGATGGATATTCCGGGGATGCAGGATGAAATGCGCCGTCCCATGATGCTGATTGTATCGGCCAACAAAAAAGAGAAAAGATAA
- a CDS encoding PD-(D/E)XK nuclease family protein produces MNINKMKDLSYDELRSLYREFLYSQNISKLTINTAYTDTFYLWRKGSKDLFWNTVTATDFENEAKNSLIKALSENSTGNVKSLVNSYLSHLRRFRLLLASDGAAERSTPKHENTANRTYTRKKRMDVDVPDPSIEQVEFYLAKWDGLENYHLQEDALNKLFFELCPKNTDIIDVLLKASTLNDFYSTNIFSIYPVAKHICALDIDARLKAGDVTLVGDIQYVPIGDTEKNFYSFATKYCSHHNPLDYPIYDSYVDEVLRYFRNRDSFSDFQDGDLKDYVKFKGILIDFRAFYGLDKFSLKQIDQYVWQLGKDYFPKNYGKKKRGDKYFVFNR; encoded by the coding sequence TTGAATATAAACAAAATGAAAGATTTATCATATGATGAACTGCGTTCTTTATACAGAGAATTCTTATATAGCCAGAACATTTCAAAGTTAACAATCAATACTGCTTACACAGACACCTTCTACCTTTGGAGGAAAGGGAGCAAAGACCTGTTCTGGAATACAGTGACTGCTACTGATTTCGAGAATGAGGCGAAGAATTCCTTAATAAAGGCTCTTTCTGAGAATTCGACCGGCAATGTTAAATCACTTGTTAATAGTTACTTGTCTCATCTAAGAAGGTTCCGTTTACTCTTAGCTTCTGATGGAGCTGCCGAGCGATCAACGCCCAAGCATGAAAATACTGCTAATCGTACATATACTCGTAAGAAGAGAATGGATGTTGATGTTCCTGATCCATCAATTGAGCAGGTGGAGTTTTATCTTGCTAAGTGGGATGGCCTTGAGAACTACCACCTGCAGGAGGATGCACTTAATAAACTGTTCTTTGAGCTATGCCCGAAGAATACAGACATAATCGATGTTCTTTTGAAGGCATCAACGCTTAATGATTTTTATAGTACGAATATTTTCTCAATCTATCCAGTAGCTAAGCACATATGCGCTTTGGATATTGATGCGAGGCTTAAGGCTGGTGATGTTACTCTTGTTGGAGATATCCAGTATGTACCTATCGGTGATACAGAGAAGAATTTTTACTCCTTTGCCACAAAGTATTGTAGCCATCACAATCCACTCGATTATCCGATTTATGACAGCTACGTCGATGAGGTACTTCGCTATTTTAGAAATCGTGATAGCTTCTCAGATTTCCAAGATGGTGATTTGAAAGACTATGTTAAATTCAAAGGTATACTGATTGATTTCCGTGCCTTCTATGGCTTGGATAAATTTAGCCTGAAGCAAATCGACCAGTATGTTTGGCAGCTCGGGAAGGATTACTTCCCGAAGAACTACGGAAAGAAAAAGAGAGGAGACAAGTATTTTGTCTTTAATCGATAA